Proteins encoded within one genomic window of Nitrospira sp.:
- a CDS encoding transporter: MKRAGLYSAGALSLVLLLWSPVPSWALDHDNLDPNRPIGMEDAYAIPKGEIGLEGGVRFNDRREGRTSVTFQPQIIYGAFANTQIEIQGDIFTDPHSLVGANKSGDLHLGLLYNFNTETLTLPAMAVRVEVDLPTGVNSKGVDTQLTGILTRSFGRLRMHLNAGYTVLGSPQGQERPGAYRAVAAVSYPLGYPNSFRDTLIASIYTRQSDVREQRNHTGVEIGIRHQLTSRLVVDGGLGTEFLGPSDRAVLLGTMGLSVGF; encoded by the coding sequence TTGAAACGTGCGGGTCTGTACAGCGCCGGTGCGCTGTCCCTGGTTCTTTTGCTGTGGTCGCCGGTGCCCTCGTGGGCCTTGGACCATGACAATCTGGATCCCAACCGCCCCATCGGAATGGAAGATGCGTATGCTATTCCCAAAGGAGAGATCGGGCTGGAAGGTGGAGTGCGGTTCAACGACCGGCGTGAGGGCCGCACCAGTGTCACGTTTCAACCGCAAATTATTTATGGCGCCTTCGCCAATACACAGATCGAAATTCAGGGTGACATCTTTACAGACCCGCATTCGTTGGTCGGTGCCAACAAGTCGGGTGATCTCCACTTGGGCCTGCTCTATAACTTCAACACGGAAACATTGACCCTGCCTGCCATGGCTGTGCGCGTGGAAGTCGATCTGCCGACCGGTGTGAATTCAAAGGGGGTGGATACGCAGCTGACCGGAATTCTGACCCGTTCCTTCGGGCGCCTCCGGATGCATCTCAACGCGGGCTATACGGTGCTTGGTTCGCCGCAAGGGCAAGAACGGCCCGGTGCCTATCGCGCCGTGGCGGCCGTGAGTTATCCGCTGGGGTATCCGAACAGCTTCCGCGATACGCTCATCGCCAGCATCTACACCAGGCAGTCGGATGTGCGCGAACAGCGGAACCACACCGGTGTGGAAATTGGCATCCGGCATCAACTGACCTCGCGCCTCGTCGTGGACGGCGGCCTCGGTACCGAATTCCTTGGGCCCTCAGACCGGGCGGTGTTGCTGGGTACGATGGGGCTCTCCGTCGGGTTTTAG
- a CDS encoding sigma-70 family RNA polymerase sigma factor, whose translation MIAVGGDRSPAPDELQPTICACLERLPPALRLAYADLLRRIDLAGQSPEQVAQALQITQNNLTVRVHRARQALQTSLEQT comes from the coding sequence TTGATTGCAGTCGGTGGAGATCGCAGCCCGGCTCCGGACGAACTGCAACCGACCATCTGTGCCTGCCTCGAACGGCTGCCTCCCGCGTTACGGCTTGCCTATGCCGATCTCTTGCGGCGGATTGATCTCGCGGGGCAATCTCCGGAGCAGGTGGCGCAGGCGCTACAGATCACGCAGAACAATCTCACCGTGCGCGTACACCGGGCGCGGCAGGCGTTACAGACGAGCTTGGAACAGACCTGA
- a CDS encoding methyltransferase domain-containing protein, which produces MPGQTPEAVIEAQRQDWNRVAPGWDKWDQFFNRTMAFINHRLVADARVRPGLRVLDLGSGTGYPALLAGEVVGTEGTVVGIDLAESMLAVAARKAKTLGLQHVSFRTGDVTSLPFETGSIDAVISRFCLMFLPDIPKAAKEIARVLKPGGYVAAAVWSSPDNNPFIRIPMDVIKSITPLPPPDPEAPGIFRLAKPGDLAGMLKQAGLTPLDDEEFTAEVAYESAEEFFRGLMDIAAPIQNLFAQLTPAQQAEAERGIIKTVNTYRAAQGVALPIAVRIVSARKPR; this is translated from the coding sequence ATGCCAGGACAAACACCGGAAGCCGTCATCGAAGCGCAGCGCCAGGATTGGAACCGCGTCGCGCCGGGTTGGGATAAATGGGATCAATTTTTCAATCGCACCATGGCGTTCATCAACCACCGCCTGGTTGCAGATGCACGGGTGCGTCCTGGCCTTCGAGTGCTGGACCTTGGATCGGGAACGGGGTACCCGGCGCTGCTCGCCGGCGAGGTGGTCGGGACGGAGGGCACGGTCGTCGGCATTGACTTGGCGGAATCCATGCTGGCCGTGGCGGCACGAAAGGCCAAGACGCTTGGCCTGCAGCACGTCAGCTTTCGTACGGGAGACGTCACCTCGTTGCCGTTCGAGACCGGATCGATCGATGCGGTGATCAGCCGATTTTGCCTGATGTTTCTGCCGGACATTCCCAAAGCCGCGAAGGAAATCGCCCGCGTGTTGAAACCTGGCGGGTATGTGGCGGCCGCCGTCTGGTCATCGCCGGACAACAACCCGTTCATTCGTATTCCCATGGACGTGATCAAATCCATCACGCCGCTGCCCCCGCCCGACCCGGAAGCACCAGGGATCTTTCGCCTGGCGAAACCCGGCGACCTGGCCGGCATGCTGAAGCAGGCAGGGCTCACCCCCTTGGACGATGAGGAATTTACCGCTGAGGTGGCGTATGAGTCGGCAGAAGAATTCTTTCGCGGCCTGATGGACATCGCCGCGCCGATACAAAATCTGTTCGCACAACTGACGCCCGCGCAGCAGGCGGAGGCGGAACGGGGCATCATCAAGACGGTGAACACTTATCGTGCCGCACAGGGCGTGGCCTTACCTATCGCGGTGCGGATCGTCAGCGCGCGGAAACCCCGGTAG
- a CDS encoding TfoX/Sxy family protein, translating to MRQDSFKDFVLDQLGELPDLVGKAMFGGHGLYQRDRFFGIIHKGRLYFRTNGFTQPLYLSRGMRPFRPNAKQTLTHYYEVPIDILEDADHLLAWANAAVTLPTSQLSLPFPVPPLSHHSSAQT from the coding sequence ATGCGACAAGACAGCTTCAAAGACTTCGTGCTGGATCAACTCGGTGAGCTGCCGGACCTCGTCGGCAAAGCCATGTTCGGCGGCCACGGCCTCTACCAGCGCGACCGCTTCTTCGGCATCATTCACAAGGGCCGACTCTACTTTCGCACGAACGGCTTCACTCAGCCGCTCTATCTCTCACGAGGCATGCGGCCGTTCCGCCCCAACGCCAAACAAACCCTCACGCACTATTACGAAGTCCCGATCGACATTCTGGAGGACGCCGACCATCTCCTGGCTTGGGCCAATGCCGCAGTGACCCTCCCGACCTCGCAATTGTCACTCCCCTTCCCGGTTCCACCGTTGAGCCACCACTCATCTGCGCAGACTTGA
- a CDS encoding DUF2784 domain-containing protein, whose product MWYRIGVDLVLLLHLGFVLFVIGGGLLLVKWQGMVWIHLPAVAWGALVEFMGWICPLTPLENRLRALAGESADEADFISRYLPALLYPATLTREIQFLLGMVVLFVNVALYWLVFFRHPGRKP is encoded by the coding sequence ATGTGGTATCGAATCGGCGTCGACCTGGTCCTGCTGCTGCACCTGGGCTTTGTCCTCTTCGTGATCGGTGGTGGGCTGCTGTTGGTGAAATGGCAAGGGATGGTGTGGATCCACCTGCCGGCAGTAGCCTGGGGTGCCCTGGTTGAATTCATGGGTTGGATCTGTCCGCTGACACCGCTTGAAAACCGTTTACGCGCCCTGGCGGGTGAATCGGCCGACGAAGCCGACTTCATCAGCCGCTACCTTCCAGCGCTACTCTATCCCGCGACACTGACCCGCGAGATTCAGTTCCTGCTGGGCATGGTCGTGCTGTTCGTGAACGTGGCCCTCTACTGGCTGGTGTTCTTCAGGCACCCGGGTAGGAAACCGTAG
- a CDS encoding cupin domain-containing protein codes for MTDPRRDQELAELAALYALEALGDDAQREFTRSLETASASTREDVAAFQGVVQDLAFSGPAIAPPASLKARLMARIAQEPQEAAEATGFTFVRSKGVAWQELAPGLSMKVLFHDAAAARTTMLLKLAPGGTLIGHRHPQVEEFYVLEGSCVCAGEFLQAGDYHRAEAGTVHPVTSSEQGCLALVMTSSKNEPIR; via the coding sequence ATGACCGATCCTCGCCGCGATCAGGAATTGGCCGAACTGGCGGCACTGTATGCACTAGAGGCCCTTGGCGACGACGCGCAGCGGGAGTTCACGCGTTCGTTGGAGACCGCCTCCGCTTCGACACGGGAAGACGTGGCGGCGTTTCAAGGCGTGGTGCAGGATCTGGCGTTCAGCGGCCCGGCCATCGCACCACCGGCTTCTCTCAAAGCGCGGCTCATGGCAAGAATCGCGCAGGAACCGCAGGAGGCCGCCGAGGCAACAGGCTTCACCTTCGTCCGCAGCAAGGGGGTGGCTTGGCAGGAATTGGCACCGGGTCTGTCGATGAAAGTGTTATTTCACGATGCGGCGGCGGCGCGTACGACCATGTTGTTGAAATTGGCTCCCGGTGGCACACTGATCGGGCATCGCCACCCGCAGGTGGAAGAGTTCTATGTGCTGGAGGGAAGCTGTGTCTGCGCCGGTGAGTTTCTGCAGGCCGGGGATTACCATCGTGCGGAGGCAGGCACGGTTCATCCCGTTACCTCAAGCGAACAGGGTTGCCTGGCCCTGGTCATGACCTCGTCAAAGAACGAACCGATCAGGTAA
- a CDS encoding sigma-70 family RNA polymerase sigma factor produces the protein MCDTQTVANAPSIHEQEWAGLLARIAVGDQSALAELYDVSSAKVFGLAMKILGDHAAAEETTLDVYTQVWRRISTYNAVRGTPGSWLMTLAKNRAIDRFRSSYLERGRHVPLEQAAELPGHEDTPEQYSAGLERQRFVQEALASLSVEQRQAIALAYYWGLSQSEIADQLKLPLGTVKTRVRLGLIKLREVLAPHGEGLLS, from the coding sequence ATGTGTGACACCCAGACCGTGGCCAACGCACCATCGATTCACGAGCAGGAATGGGCGGGACTCCTCGCCCGTATTGCCGTTGGAGACCAGTCCGCACTGGCGGAGCTGTATGATGTCAGCAGCGCGAAGGTCTTCGGCCTGGCGATGAAGATACTCGGGGATCATGCGGCCGCCGAGGAGACGACCCTGGATGTCTATACACAGGTGTGGCGCCGGATCTCGACCTATAACGCGGTGCGGGGCACGCCGGGGAGTTGGCTCATGACGCTCGCGAAGAATCGGGCCATCGACCGATTTCGGAGCAGCTATCTTGAGCGGGGCCGGCACGTGCCGCTCGAACAAGCGGCCGAGTTGCCCGGACATGAGGACACGCCGGAGCAATATAGTGCGGGGCTCGAACGCCAACGCTTCGTGCAGGAGGCCCTGGCGAGCCTTTCCGTCGAACAACGCCAGGCAATCGCGCTGGCGTACTATTGGGGCTTGAGTCAGAGCGAAATTGCCGATCAGCTCAAGTTGCCGTTGGGGACGGTGAAGACGCGAGTGAGGCTGGGGTTAATCAAATTACGCGAAGTCCTCGCACCGCATGGGGAGGGGTTGTTGTCATGA
- a CDS encoding group 1 truncated hemoglobin: MSHRIASLAMVLGLALTVSACNTMGSSPAGTTAAERSLYDRLGGKTAITAVVDDFVGRVAGDTRINGKFANANIPRLKSMLVDQICQASGGPCTYTGRDMKSTHAGMGVSSSDFDALVGDLVATLNKFKVPEKEKNELLGALGPMKGDIVEKPMASMQ, translated from the coding sequence ATGTCTCACCGCATTGCATCACTCGCCATGGTTCTCGGTCTTGCACTGACGGTCTCGGCGTGTAACACCATGGGCTCGTCGCCCGCCGGTACGACCGCTGCGGAAAGATCCCTGTACGACCGCTTGGGCGGCAAAACCGCCATCACCGCGGTAGTCGATGATTTTGTCGGACGCGTGGCAGGCGACACCCGCATCAACGGGAAGTTTGCCAATGCCAATATTCCGCGGCTGAAATCCATGCTGGTCGATCAGATCTGTCAGGCCTCCGGCGGCCCCTGCACCTACACCGGCCGCGACATGAAGAGCACCCATGCGGGCATGGGCGTCAGCAGCAGCGACTTCGACGCGCTGGTCGGCGACCTGGTCGCCACACTGAACAAGTTCAAAGTGCCGGAGAAGGAGAAAAACGAGTTGCTGGGCGCGCTGGGGCCGATGAAGGGCGATATCGTCGAAAAGCCGATGGCCTCGATGCAGTAG
- a CDS encoding methyltransferase domain-containing protein, translating into MATDDIAQKVSERYARAASTGEQMCCPTGYNFDDLRSFIPDAVLNISYGCGTPAGLDTVQSGETVLDIGSGGGIDCFEAARRVGSAGRVIGIDMTDTMLEIARRHAPVVAANLGYPRPNTEFRKGMADAMPVEDASVDLIISNCVINLAPDKRKVFREMYRVLKPGGRFTISDIVSDQVVPQYLVHDAAKWGDCLSGALQVQDYIGGMVDAGFRAVHQIKSATWQSIDGVHFLSVTLTGYKLPDAAGKEAPLYATLCGPFSAVTDELGQRYTRGVPQPVDAQCAQLLRSAPLRSLFLIGPAPITLDAADPRWCAILPEEKPCVWQGAYAILTGPIIGAEDDDHHQYYRGVPLEICSKTLHVLTQNAYHPHFTIYHRSSREVEGEAVSCSPEGNCC; encoded by the coding sequence ATGGCCACCGACGACATTGCCCAAAAAGTCAGCGAGCGTTATGCGCGCGCCGCCTCGACAGGCGAGCAGATGTGCTGCCCGACGGGATACAACTTCGACGATCTGCGCTCGTTCATTCCGGATGCTGTCCTGAACATTTCCTACGGTTGCGGCACACCAGCAGGACTGGACACGGTGCAGTCCGGTGAAACGGTGTTGGACATCGGATCTGGCGGCGGCATCGATTGCTTCGAAGCGGCGCGCCGCGTGGGGTCTGCCGGCCGGGTCATCGGCATCGATATGACCGACACCATGCTGGAAATTGCCCGCCGCCACGCCCCCGTCGTTGCCGCAAATCTCGGCTACCCCCGGCCGAACACCGAATTCCGCAAGGGCATGGCCGATGCCATGCCGGTTGAAGACGCCAGCGTGGACCTGATCATTTCCAACTGCGTGATCAATCTGGCCCCTGACAAACGCAAAGTCTTCCGCGAGATGTACCGTGTCTTAAAACCCGGTGGCCGCTTCACGATCTCGGACATCGTCTCGGATCAAGTGGTGCCGCAATACCTGGTACACGATGCCGCCAAGTGGGGCGATTGCCTTTCTGGAGCGCTCCAAGTCCAGGACTACATCGGCGGAATGGTGGATGCCGGCTTTCGCGCCGTGCACCAGATCAAGTCCGCCACCTGGCAATCGATTGACGGCGTGCATTTTCTCTCCGTGACCCTGACGGGGTACAAGCTGCCGGACGCGGCGGGGAAAGAGGCTCCGCTCTATGCCACCCTGTGCGGACCGTTCTCCGCCGTGACAGACGAACTGGGCCAACGATATACACGCGGGGTCCCGCAACCAGTCGATGCGCAATGCGCGCAGCTTCTGCGGAGCGCGCCGTTGCGTTCACTCTTTCTCATCGGGCCGGCTCCAATCACCCTCGATGCGGCCGATCCTCGCTGGTGCGCAATCCTACCCGAAGAGAAGCCCTGCGTCTGGCAGGGCGCTTACGCCATTCTCACGGGGCCGATCATCGGTGCCGAAGACGACGACCACCATCAGTATTACCGCGGCGTGCCGTTGGAAATTTGCTCAAAAACGCTTCACGTGCTGACGCAGAACGCCTATCACCCCCACTTTACGATCTACCACCGAAGCTCGCGGGAGGTCGAGGGCGAGGCGGTCAGTTGTTCGCCTGAAGGGAATTGTTGCTGA
- a CDS encoding winged helix-turn-helix transcriptional regulator, translating to MPRHPIANLTTPRQCAAVLKAMGDETRLRILESLLLGEKCVSDLTDILRCSQPHVSHHLRILRDAGLVEGHRHGKQVCYRVDPTVQRALKSRGEQVLDFGCCELRFPTSTLLTVQHKQ from the coding sequence ATGCCACGCCATCCCATCGCCAACCTCACGACCCCGCGTCAATGTGCCGCAGTCTTAAAGGCCATGGGCGATGAAACGCGTCTGCGCATCCTGGAATCATTGTTGTTGGGCGAAAAATGTGTGAGCGACCTCACGGACATCCTCCGTTGCTCGCAGCCACATGTCTCCCATCACCTCAGGATTCTTCGGGATGCCGGCTTGGTGGAGGGGCACCGACATGGCAAACAGGTCTGTTATCGAGTGGACCCGACCGTCCAACGCGCGCTGAAGAGTCGCGGCGAACAGGTGCTGGACTTTGGATGCTGCGAATTGCGATTCCCGACCTCAACGTTGCTCACCGTGCAGCATAAGCAGTGA
- the arsS gene encoding arsenosugar biosynthesis radical SAM protein ArsS (Some members of this family are selenoproteins.): protein MALTLVGQHKPLASSAEQLKVLAEIGTCLPFDEQLRQSGLSPLQATGITVFQVNVGKLCNQTCRHCHVDAGPDRTERMTRETAEQCIAALAQTDIPTVDITGGAPELNPNFRWLVEQARAMNRHVMDRCNLSVLLLPSQADLATFLAAHRVEVVASLPYYRAAQTDAQRGEGIFDKSMEALRLLNQLGYGREGSGLLLNLVHNPVGAFLPPKQESIEAQFRKELRTKHGVEFNRLYTITNMPVSRFLEFLLDSGNYQGYMERLTNAYNPAAVHGVMCRYTLSVGWDGTLYDCDFNQMLELPVQPNAPAHIRDFDPTRLHHRKITTGNHCYGCTAGAGSSCGGAVT, encoded by the coding sequence ATGGCACTGACGCTTGTGGGCCAACACAAACCGCTTGCCTCCTCTGCCGAACAATTGAAAGTGCTCGCAGAGATCGGGACGTGCCTGCCATTTGATGAACAGCTCCGACAGAGTGGCCTCTCCCCGCTGCAGGCCACCGGCATCACAGTCTTCCAAGTCAATGTGGGCAAGCTCTGCAACCAAACCTGTCGCCACTGCCATGTGGACGCGGGGCCTGACCGCACCGAACGCATGACCAGAGAGACCGCCGAGCAATGCATCGCCGCCTTAGCACAGACTGACATTCCAACCGTCGACATCACCGGTGGAGCGCCTGAACTCAATCCCAATTTCCGCTGGCTGGTTGAGCAGGCTCGTGCGATGAACCGACATGTGATGGACCGATGCAACCTCTCGGTGCTCCTGTTGCCTTCCCAGGCAGACCTGGCCACCTTTCTCGCGGCGCACCGGGTGGAGGTCGTGGCCTCTCTTCCCTATTACCGTGCCGCCCAGACCGACGCGCAGCGAGGTGAGGGCATTTTCGACAAGTCCATGGAGGCGCTTCGCCTGCTGAACCAACTCGGCTACGGACGCGAGGGAAGCGGGTTGCTGTTGAATCTCGTGCACAACCCTGTCGGCGCGTTCCTCCCTCCCAAACAGGAGTCGATTGAGGCCCAATTCCGGAAAGAGCTGCGCACAAAACATGGTGTGGAATTCAATCGCCTCTATACGATCACGAACATGCCGGTAAGCAGGTTTCTGGAATTCTTACTGGATAGCGGTAACTACCAGGGGTACATGGAGCGACTGACGAATGCCTACAACCCCGCTGCTGTCCACGGCGTGATGTGTCGTTATACCCTCTCGGTCGGCTGGGACGGCACACTCTACGATTGCGATTTCAACCAGATGCTGGAACTTCCGGTGCAACCGAATGCCCCTGCGCATATCCGGGACTTTGATCCGACACGTCTCCATCACCGGAAGATCACCACCGGCAATCATTGTTACGGCTGCACGGCGGGAGCAGGGTCGTCGTGCGGCGGTGCAGTAACCTAA